TCATTATAATAGTCTACGGCTTCTTTCAGTTCCGCGTCCGCAGGTGGAAGCAGGACAACATTCATCGTGATATATTCTTGACGATCTGCTCAAGAGGGATGCCCTCAATCCGCCCGTCCCGGTAGGCAAGATACCTTTTTTCCGATTCAGCAACCCATATCTTTTCGACTTCCGGGTCTGTTTTGTCCAGGCTCTCAAGCAACCTCTCCACCAGATGAATCCGTTTGATAACATCCAGTTTCAGGGCATTTTTTTCTATGTCTTCAGCCAGCATATGATTATCTCTAAAGCTCTTGTTTTTTATGAATTATTTCACCATAGCACCAGGCGGTGCCGGTGTCAAAATCTGCTTTTGGAAAAGATTGAAGCCGTAGCGAGCTCCAGTAGACAGTGGCCTCCCTACATCAACTGCTGCAAATCAAAAATAATCCGCTCACCATGACGCACCTGATCGCGCAGGCGGGAGAGCTTTTTGTCGAGGGCGGTGAGTTGGCCTAAGCCCTGACGCTCTTCGTCGCTGGTTTCGATGATGGCGGCAATGCCGCCGTTGCGGATCACCAGACGGCGGTCGCCGGACAGGGCCAGCAAAGGGTCGTGGGTGGCCATGAGGACGATCTTTTCCTCTTTGACCAGCAGGTCGAGGGCGCGGCGGCGGTCGACACCGGCGTTTTCAATTTCGTCGATGAGCACGATGGGCGAGGCACTCAGGCAGGCGACATCGGCGATCATTAACGCGCGCGATTGGCCACCGGACAGGGCGGTGACCGGCGTGTCGAGGGTGAAGGGTTCCCCGGCGAGGTCAACGGCGGTGGTGAAAATCTGCTCGACCCGTTGTGCCACATCGCTGATCAGGCGGCTCTCGGCGTGCATGGTGATGAATTCGCGCACAGTGAGATCCATGACGAAGTTCATATTCTGCGACAGTTGCGCTACCAGTTGTTGCTCGCCGGACAGACGGCGGTTTTCATCGGGAACCTGACCATCAAGAAGTATCTGCCGTTTCGACGGTGTATCCCCCTGAGCCAGACATTCAATATCGGCCAGTAGCCGACTCTTGCCGGAGCCGGTCGGCCCAACCACGCACACCACTTCGCCACTGCGCAGGATCAGGTCCTGCTGCTCTTTGCTGCCGCTCTTATCCACTCCGGCCTTGATGGTCACCTCACGTACCGTACTGGTTTCACTGCTTTGGAACGCCTCCATCTGGGTGATGAAGTCGACACACTGGCTGATGAGTGTGGCGTGGTCGAGGGCAAACTCTTCCAGATGGGCGGCGGGAATACCATCGAGAAACGCACCGAGGCTGATCTCCTCATCCGGGGGCGTCAGGTTGAGGGCGGCAAAGAAGTCGCGCACATAGGGCCGCTCGCTGAGCAGCTGATGCAGGGATTGAGTGAGAAGCGCGGTATCGGTCATGAGAAATCCATGGTTTTGATGTTGCCGATCTGACAATCGGGGCCGATGCGGGTTTCGCCGAGGCAATAGGAGCACAGCGCGGCGGGCATGGTGAAGCGCAGGCGCATGTCGTTGAGGGTGGTGACTTCAGCGGCACTTTGGGAATGGCGTTGCAACAGCAGTGTGCCCTGACCGGTGAGGCCGTTGACCGGCAGTACCGCCGCCTTGGGGTTGACCTGGCGCACACGGAAAGCAAACACCTCGCGCTCGGCCTGGGAGACGATGTCGCCCTTGGTCAGCACCACGACGTCGGCGCTTTTCAGCATCGGGCCAATTTTGCGTGGTGTGTGCACGCCGCTGAGGTGGTCGATAACGCACACGGCCAGCACATCTTTGATATGCGGCGAACAGCGGTTGCACAGCCCGGCACTCTCGCTGATCAGCAGGTCGAACCCTTCGCGTTGCCCCCATTGCACGGCCTGCTCGATATTGGCAATAAAGAAGTGATCCGGGCACAAGCCCCCGGCCAGGCCGGTTTTGACCTCAATGCCCGCCTGTTCATAGCGCAAATAGTCATCGCTGGTCAGGCAGTCAAACTTGACCACGCCCACTTTGAGCCCGGCAGCGACCAGCGGTTCGATGGCGCGCAGGATAATGGAGGTTTTGCCGCACGACGGTGGCCCGGCAACGGTAATCAGCTTCATACTTATCCTTTGTTGATGGACTTCACATAGGGCAGAAACAGATCGTCGATCTCGGCATTCATTTCCAGTAAATCACGTTGGCTCAACAAGTCCCAGCCGATCCACAGCAGCGGCTTGTCCTGCACGTCACTGGTCACTTCGGCATGGGGCACCGGGAAGCGGGCACCGGCCAGAGACTGGGCAAGGTCGATCCCGGCGAGCAGGTCGAGTACAGGCTTGAGTTCGTCGATGCGTGATGCCTTGACTTGCAGGGTGACCGGGCTGGCCAGGGCGCCGTCGTCGGGCCAGATGATCTGGATGCGCTCCTGATGCTTGGCGCGATAGGCGAAAAACTCCGGCATGACATACAGCGCGCCGGGAGCGTTGAGGTCGATCTGCTTGACCATTTGCGCCGGATGCATGCCTTGCAGCACGTTGTCAGCCAGCTTTTTCAGTCCCTCGGCACCGTGATCGCGGAACATGGGCAACAGCACGGCGTGACAGAAGAAGTCACTGCTGCCGCGCAGGGTCAGGCTGTCTTTCCACATCGGGTCGAGCAAGTCGGCCCAGCAGGTGGGCAACGGGCGACCGTTTAATTGTTCGGTATTGGCGACGATCACCAGCGGGTTGACGCCGAGCACGGTATAGTTGCCTTCGGGGTCGACAATGCCAGCGTCAGTAAAGGTTTTACCGGTATTGATGGTGTTGTAGCCGACGATCTCACCGGTTTTGACAAAGCGGTTGTAAAAGCCGTGACCATAAAAGGCGTTGAAGTCGGCGGATACGATGATATCGGGCAGTTCTTCGACCTTTTCCAGGGTATTGATGTAAGGATAATACGACAATTCCTGGTTGACGTTGCCTTCCACCGCGTAGCGTACCGACAGGTTGTGTTCTTTCTCAATGCGGCCAATCGCTTCGCTGATCGCCTTGGCAAACGGCACTTTGAGGCCGCACGGCATCAGGGCCAGCAAGGTCAGCTCGCCCTGATGATCGACCGACTCAAGGCCCGGTGCTTCGGCTAACTCTTCGAGGTCGATCACCTCCTGCAGCAGGCGCATGAAGCTGTCGAGATCAATCAGGCGGCTGCGCAAGGCGGTGGACAGGGTGAGAAACGGAGCCAGCACCCGCATGCCGTCCTCGCTGACCAGAGCGGACAGGCCGTGGGCGGTGAACACGCTGCGTGTTTGCGGGTAGTGTTCAATGATTTCAGAAATTTTCAGGTCGCCATGCAGTGCTGGTTTCATCTTTATTCTCCGTGTTTAGCCCTTCTACGAGGCTTCAAAGCATAAATGGTTGAGGGACATCAGCCGGGCGGTACCGGCAACGCTGGTGCCGTAAAAGAAGATCGGCGTCTGGAACTTTTCCGACAGCGCCAGCAGATCGGGCAGGCTGCCGTTGACCACAGTGGAGCCGGTGGACAGCACCACATCGCTGCGGCTGAACACCATCTCGGTATTCTCTTCGTCACCCCACAGAATCGGCACTCCGTGCTTGCTGGTACCGCGCAAATTGGTGTCGCGATCGACGCACAGGACATTGTCCGGGCCGAAGGCTTTCGAGAGCACTGCGAGAATCGCTGGTTGCAGTCCGACCAGGCCAACAGTGTGGGCGTCAGCGGGGCGGATGGCTTCAAGGATCTGCTCGGCGCAGGTTTCCGGTTCATCATTGCGACAGTGAACGGTTTTCAGGTCGCCATCCAGGTAACGGACCACGGCATTGAGCGTGGCAATAAACAGGGCCCGTTGCGGCGTGTCTTCCAGGGTGCTGTTGGCGATCTCGGCCAGTGTGGTGGTCAACTCGCTGGGTGCATCGGTATAGGCCTGTCCGCAGACCTCCAGAAAGCGGGCTTCCATCAGAAACTCTTTGCCCTTGAGCAGCGGATAATCATCGCGCGACGGGTTGCCGATAGCCTCTTCGTTAGACAGAATGCGGGCTTTGATCTCCACGGTTTTGTCGGCGAGGTCGTTACGTTCAATTAATTGGCTGAAGCGGTGTTTCAATTCATTGTAAAACATTGCAGTTCTCCATAGGTTAGTCCGGCTTGCGGCGTGCGCGTACACGGCGCAACGCCCGCTCATTCAAGAGCAGCACCAGATAAGACAGAGCAATCGACACCAGGCACAGGTTCAACGCCTGCGATTCTCCTCCCGGTGTGTTGGTATAATCATAAATCGCCAATGGAATGGTTTGGGTGCGGCCGGGAATGTTGCCGGCCAGAATAATCGTCGCACCGAACTCGCCCAGGCTGCGAGCGAAGGTCAACGACGCCCCGGACAGCATGGCCGGTAACGACAGCGGCAGCACAATGGTGAATAACATATCCAGTTTTCCGGCACCCAGGGTGCGTGACGCGTGCAACAGGTGCGGATCGATCTGTTCCATGCCGAGGCGGATGGAGCGCACCATCAGCGGCAGGCCGATGAGGCCCGAGGCGATCACTGCCGCCTTCCAGGTAAAAATGATCTGGATGTCCACCTGTTGCAGCAGTTCACCCAACCAGCCGTTGCGTCCCAGCGACAACAATAGCAGATAACCGACGACAACGGGAGGCAACACCAGCGGCAGATTGACCAGGCCGTCAATAAAACCTTTACCGGGGATACGGCTGAACACCAGAACCCAGGCCAGGCTAAAGCCGATGGGCAGGGTCAACAGCGTGGCGACGGTGGCCACGCGGGCTGACATGGCAATGGCAAACAGATCGTGGGGTGAAAATTCAAACATCCATAACTCCAAAAATCAGGCCAGCGGTCGGAACACCGAGGCCTTGATACCGACAAAGATCGTGCCACCCACCTTCAGGCCAAGCTCGTCAGCCGCTTCGTGCATCACCTGTGAAATCAGCATATTAGGTTCTTCGCCAAGGGTGATGGCAACGGAATGCTCAAACGGACGAATTTCAGTGATGGGCATTTCAAACATATTGCGCGCCGACACGGCGCCTGGATTGTCCTTGAACAGCAGAATCTCTTTACTCGACAGTTCAAACAGCCCTTCGTGACGCCCGGTGCGTGCCGTGACCAGCAACTCTTTATTCCCCCAGCGATAGGCCAGCAGGGTACCGCGCTCCTGCGGGTCGGTCAGTTTCAGGTGGTTGACGTAACCGCGGATATCCTTGGTGATCCGTTGCAAAGCCATCTCTTCCGCCGTTGTTACGGATTCCACCTTGCCCTGATCAAGGACGATCACCTCTTTAGTGAGCAGGCGCATTTCACTCAGGGAATGGGAAATGTACAGGTAGGGAATTTCAAAGCGGCTCAGTGTTTTGCGCAGATACGGGATGATCTGCCCTTTAAGGCTGTGATCAAGCGCGCTGAGCGGTTCGTCGAGAATCAGCAGCCGCGGGCTGGCCAGCAGGGCGCGCCCCAGGGCGACGCGTTGCCGCTCACCACCGGACAAACTGGTGACCTGGCGGTCAAGCAGTTTGCCGATATCCAGCGCCTCAATCACTTCATCAGGCTGTAGTTTGTGTTGCCCGGATTTCAGTCGGTTGTAACCGTAGAGCAGGTTGCCTTTGACGCTGTAATGAGGGAACAGGTGGGCGTGCTGAAACACCACGGCAATATGGCGCTTTTTCGGCGATTGGTTGACGCGTGAGCCGCTGTGATAGAGGTTTTCGCCATCGAGCTGAATATGCCCTTTGTCGGCAGTGAGCAGCCCGGCGAGCAGGTTGATCAGGGTCGATTTGCCGTGGCCGGAGGGGCCGAACAGACCGATCCGCTTGCCCTCGACGCGAAAGGTGGCATCGAGTTGGAAGTCGCCGAGATGTTTTTGCACGTCAACGTCAAGAATCATAATAGTGTCGTTTGTTCCATACATTTACCTGAACCCGTGGGTGCGCGGATTCAGAATGAAGTGAAAAAGCCCCGTAGGGCGACTCAAACCTGTGGAGGCAGGAGGTGACGAGTTTCGCTACGGGGCATCTTTGCTCTGGGGCCGATGGCACATCGTTGCGCAACGTCGGCTTTATTATAACGACAGCATAGAGCATGCCAACTGAAAACGACACAATTTGGGCATTCAATGTCAGGATCGTGTCTAAGAAGTGAGCGGGAGTCGTGTTGGCTGACTGTTTTTTGAACAGCGAAGTGTCGATAGCGAGAGTGTTGGTCTTTTTTAAGAGCTGTCATCATTGCAGTATATAATAGCTTCATCCGTTCACGTCGTTTGGTCCGCACGTGACGTGGGCTTCCGCGCCCACACGTCGTATATGGTCTCCCCCCATTTTGCAACAGCAAAGTAACGTTGATGACAAAGGCAGGGTTGCGGTCGTATATCCGGCCTCATGGTGAGAGATTCTATTCTCTCGGGCCTTGATGAAGTCCGCGCGCATTCTCCTTATCGGGCCATCGGCATCTCGTGCCTGACGTGTGGTCTGGTTTTAAATGCGCCGGTCTAACCTGTTTTGTCATCGCTCGTTAGTAAGCTGTCGCACTGTCTGGCGGGGTGAATCTATTTTTTACTCCTGTTTTTTCTCGCTGTTAGCTTGCCGCTTGACTGGATTGGTAACGACTGCCATTTTTCAGGATCGCCCACCCGATGCGGGCCATCTTATTGGCCAAAGCCACTGCGGCCTTGTTGGCACCGCGTTCTAAGCGTATTCGATTGATCCAGCGACTTAACGGATCATCCTTTCCTGCGGCATAGGCCACAACGGCTCGGGCGCCATGCACAAGCAAACTGCGTAAGTAGCGATCTCCGCGCTTGCTGATGCCGAGTAAATTCTGTTTGCCGCCGCTGCTATGTTGCCGTGGCACCAGACCCAATGATGCGGAGACATCTCGGCCTCGTTTGTAGTCTCGGCCGTCTCCGACTGCGCTACGAAAGGCACTGGCGACAATGGGACCAAATCCTGGAACCGTTTGCAGCCGGACACAGGCTTCATCGCTTCGACTGAGTTGACTGAGCTGCTGGGTGTAAAAATCGATCTGATCATCCAAAGCGACAAAGTGCTCATAGCTGCGCGCCACGACCGACCGAAACGAATCACTCAAACCGTTGTCAGCGTCTTCCAGTATGGCAGGAATACCACGGCGAAGCGCACTGCCCCCTTGAGGTATGATCAATCCGAACTCAGCCAAGAGCCCGCGAAGACTGTTGCCCAATGCTGTACGTTCCTTGACCATTCTGGAGCGCAACCTATGCAGCGCCTGCATCTCTTGCTGTTGCACTGTCTTCACCGCAACGTTAGGCATGGTCGGCCGAGTCGCCGCTTCGGCAATGGCACAGGCATCGTTATAGTCATTCTTGTTGCCCCGCAAGTAGGGTTTGACATACTGAGGTGGGATCACTTTAACCTCGTGTCCCATCTCCATCAGCTTACGCGCCCAGTAGTGACAACCGGCACAAGCTTCCATGGCGATAGTACAGATTGGCAGCTTAACAAAAAACTCAGCGACTTGATGACGGCGCAACATCCGTTTCATGACCTGCTTGCCAGCGTGATCAAAGCCGACAACATGGAAAACATTCTTTGCCAAGTCCAGCCCGACTGTACTAATCTTCATGGTGGTCTCCTCCTCGCATTTCGTTGATGGATAGTGATAACCCATCTTGGCACATAGATGCCGTATTTTGAAAGCGGGGGGAGACCATCTCATCAGGTCCCTTTTGCGTCGTCAAAAGAGACGGAAAAACGACTCCCGGGCTTCGCGCTCTTCGAGTCCCCTCACTTCAGTCGCTTACGCCGTGATATCGGCAAAAACTCGCTGGCGCTCAAACAGTTTGCCGAAAACCATCACGACGACGCTTATTGCGTTCGGCGCTGCAGTACGGGAGGGCTGAAGTGCAAAATAACAGACTACTGTAGGGTGGGCACCGTCCCACCCGTTTAATCGGGGCCACACCAGAGATGAAGGAAGACAAAACTGTGTTATCAACGTTTTACGCCAGAGTTGATGAGTTGCAAGATTTGCCGAGCTAAAGGGAGGCAAGCCGAATCAGTAAAGCAGACGGGAAACAGATTCATTGTCGGTGAGTCCAGGTTCAGGAGAAGTTCAGCTGGTTTTTGCATCCTTTTGAGCGGCAAGTCAAAAGGATGTCGCCTGCCGGGGCGAATCCCGGCGACCTTGACCTTGAATTTAAGACGTTCAGAAGAGCTAGACAATGGGCATAAAAAAGCCGGGCCGCAAGGGGGACGGCCCGGCATGGTGTCAGACATGATGAAAGGGGGTCATGCCTGTGGAGGTTAGGCAGAGAAATGTTTCGTTGGATCAGTGAAACGTGATGTCAATGCGCCGTGGCTTAACCGCTTCACGTTTGGCCAGGGTCAGGGTCAGCACGCCGTCTTTAAACGAGGCGTCGGCCTTCTCGGCATCAAAATCATCACTGATCTGGAATTGCCGCCAGTAACTGGTGGGGGCGAATTCCTTGAGCAGGTATTTCTTATCGCTGTTTTCAGGCATCGTTGCCTTGAGGGTCAGCACGCCCTGCTCCATATTGATATCCAGACCCTCTTTGTCGGCTCCCGGCATGTCGGCGACCAGTGTCAAAGCATCGTCGGTTTCAAAGATGTCCACGGCCGGACGCAGGAAACGCTGCGGGCTGCGGGTGTCATTGTCGGTTTGCAGGGCACGGTCTTCAGTGCGAGTCAGTTCTTGATCTTTCATCGTTATATCCTCCTTAAAGTCGTTGTCAGTGTGGGGAACGGTTGTTGGCTCAGTGGTGTTACTGAGCCTGTACCGAAATCTTGCGAGCCTTCATGTGCTCTGCCTTGGGCAGTGTGATCGACAGGATGCCGTTGTTGTAGCCGGCTTCCACTTTGCCGGTGTCAATGCTGGCCGGCAGTTCGATGGTGCGCATGAAGCGTCCGGCACCCCGCTCACGACGATGCCAGGTGCGTTGCTCTTCGTTGTCCTGCTTGCGCTCACCCGACAGGGTCAGGGTGTTCTGCATGACGTTGAGTTCCAGATCGTCCGGGGTGATGCCCGGCACCAGCGCTTCAACATAGATGGCGTTGTCATCGCTGGTCACATTGAGGCGCGGATAGTCGCCGGTGCCAATGCCGGGCAGGAAGGCCGGAACCTTAAGAGCGTCAAAACCAAAGTTACGGAAAGCATCATCCACTTCGCGACGAAGCAGGTCCATTTCGTTGAAAAGATCAAAGCGTGCCATGAGAGTCCTCCTTGTGAATAGTGAGTTAAACACGTGATGTTTTGTTTGCTCTCTGGTGTTATCACGCTTTATGCCAAAAAATGTTTTTCTGACAAATGCAAATAAAATCAGTAGGTTGTGTTTTTATCTGTCGTTGGATGAATTGTGCTGGGAGTGTCGTGCGACGTTGTGTCGCAACGTTGCGTGCGACAGGTGCGACTGCTTTTATCGGTATGAGGGTGCTCTGGTGAAGCTCATCCGTTTACGTGGTTTGGTACGCACGTGACGTGGGCTTCCGCGCCCACACGTCTGTCCGGGTCAAGTACATAGGTAACAGAAAAGTCCACCTACATGGTTTACACATTGAGGCTGATATAGCCGTTGCGATCCGTTGTTATGTCACTCATGTCGAAGTGACCAAGTTTGATATTTGCAAAGTACACATTCCATTGTGTGTCACTGGTCTGCTCCAGCCCTACTTTTTCTCCCTTGAGCAGACACGCGATGTAAACCCGGTGCTTCAAGTGATAAATGACGCCATTGTGATTGACCAGGCAAATATTGAAATGGGCAGGATAGTCCAGCTCAGGCAACTGCTCCGGCATGTTTTTCGATGACGTCACATAAACTGTCGCTGGAGTTTTTTGGCCCAGGCTTTCGTGGGGCCGTTTATGGTTATAGGTGTCAATAAAGTGGTCGAACGCTTTTTGCTGTTGTTGGGCATTACCAGCGGCAGGCGTGATGGCAGCCTTTTTGAGGGTGGAATGCATCCGTTCATGACGTCCGTTCTGTTGCGGCTTCCCTGGCATAATGCGTTCCGGGGCGATCCCCAGACGAATCCACCACTTGGATAGGTGGGATAATCCGGCAAGCCCACTACTGGCAAACGGCGCACCATTATCGGTGCGAATACGCTCCGGCAAGCCATATTGCCGAAATAATTGATCAAAGATCGCCATGGTATCATCTGTTGTTGTCGCACTTAACGTACGACAGGCCAGTAGATAACGGCTGTGATGATCCATGATGGTAAGGGGATAACACCATTTGCCATCAGCGGTCTTGAACTGCCCTTTGAAGTCTGCAGACCAGACCTGGTTAGGTTTATCAACCGGAGCAAAAGGTTGCGGGTGAACAGGAACGCGCCGACGAGACTTGCTGGGCGTAATCAGTTCAGCCTCCAGGAGGATTTTATGGATGGTTGTCTTCGATGGGATATCCCAATCAGGGTGTTCTTGTTCAAGCAACACCTTGATCTTCTTTGCTCCAGGAGGATCTTTGTACTCGCGACGGACCTTGATGATCGCCTCTCGAACACAATAGGGCGTTTTTAAGGGGTTGGTTTTAGGGCAGCGCGATTGATTCTGGAGACCATCAAGTCCCAATTGGCGATAACGATTGAGCCACTTATACCCTGTGCGGCGACTGATGCCATAAGATTTGCAGAGCGTTGAGAAGTTAGCGACACGCCGCAGGTGATCGGCGATAAAGAGCAGCTTCTGTTCCATAGGTTTAACCTCTTTCCAGGGCATAGGCACCTCCTTGTGAAGTGTCTATGAGGATACAAAAGTGTTACCTATGTAGGTTACCCGAACACGTCGGGCCCCTTTTGCGTCGACAAAAGTGGCGCAAAATCGACTCCCGGGCTTCGCGCTCTTCGAGTTCCCTCACTCCATCCGCTTACGCCGTGATATCGGCCAAAACTCGCTATCGCTCAAACAGTTTGCCGAAAACCATCACGGCGACGCTCCTTGTGTTCGGCGCTGCAGTACGGGAGGGCTTGGGTGCTAAATAACATACTGCTGAAGGGTGGCCACCGGCCACCCGTTTAACTCGTGCCACGGAAGAGATAGGGAAAGACACAGGATAGTTATCAACGTTTTACGCCAAAGATGATGAGTCGCAGGATTTGCCGAGCTAAAGGGCGGCAAGCCGAATCAGTAAAGCAAAACGGAAACAGACTCAGTGGCGGTGGGTCCAGGTTCAGGAGAAGTTCAGCCGGTTTTTGCATCCTTTTGAGAGGCAAGTCAAAAGGACGTCGCCTGCCGGGGCGAAACCCGGCGACCTTGACGTTGACTTCGATCTTGACCTTCAAGAAAGATGAAGTGCTCCCCACATCCCAAACCTGTGTCTCTGCACAGTAACGATTCGCAGATTGAGCAACACTTTTTTACGCTTCTTAACGTGGTGAGCAGCAACCTGCTTTGTTAGAGTAAAAACCAAGTCAAGACTTGTTGTGGCAGGCAGGACTTGATCTCTCCTTTCTTCCTAGTTGATACATCAGACAGGACCGATCCGGACGCCTCCCCGGATCGGTCCTGTTGCGTTTGGGCCTGTCGCAACGTCGCATGCGACACCATCAGCCGAACAACGGGTGACGCACCTTGCTAAGTTGCTGAAAATAGAAGAGTCATTTGCTGGCATGATCCATGAACTTTATTTGAAGTGATGGGGAGTGCACCCGCCCTGTCGCATAATCAGTCCCGGGTGATGAAATGAGGGGCGTATGGATCGCAATCACTGGTTTCAACAATTCTTTCGCAATCAACTCCAGACACTGGCCTTGCTGGTGTTTGTTGTCGGCTATCTGGCCCTGCTCGGCTGGCTGGTGTGGGGCGGCAGTGGTCTATGGCTGGTCGCCCTTGCCTTTGTCCTGCTGGCGGGAAGTTCCGTCTCACCGCAACAAGTGATGCGCTGGCATCGTGCCCAGCCGTTATCACCTCATCAGGCTCCGCAACTGTATCGATTGTTGCAACAACTTGCGCAGCGCGCCAATCTGCCGCGTGTGCCGGACCTGTATTACCTCCCTGATCGTCAGGCCAATGCCTTTGCCGTCGGCAGCCCGGAACGCTCGGCGGTCGCGGTGAGCGACGGGTTGATCCGCCTGCTTAATCAGGATGAATGGGCTGGCGTGCTGGCCCATGAACTGAGCCATATTCAGCATCGTGACTTGCAGGTGCTGCGCCTGTCCGACCTGGCCAACCGTTTCACGCAAATGCTGTCGGCGATGACCATGCTGATGATCATGATCAGTCTGCCTCTGTTGCTATTTTCAAATGCGTCACTGAATCTGGGCGTGGTGCTGCTGGTCATGGGAGCACCGATGCTGAGCAGCCTGGCTCATCTGGCGATTTCCCGAGTCCGCGAGTTTGCCGCCGACCTTAATGCCGCCCGTCTCACCGGAGACCCGCAGGGACTCGCCTCGGCCCTGGTCAAACTCGAGGGCGCCCAACAACGCTGGTGGACTATCTTCCGCCTGCCGCGTCCGGCGGAACTGGGTCTGCTGCGCACTCACCCACCCTTACAGCAACGCATCGACCGCCTCATGGCCTTGCTGCCTGAAGGAGCACGTCGCTATCGCACCCGACCAATGAATCCGCCCCACTTGTTTCAA
This region of uncultured Desulfuromonas sp. genomic DNA includes:
- a CDS encoding IS481 family transposase translates to MPWKEVKPMEQKLLFIADHLRRVANFSTLCKSYGISRRTGYKWLNRYRQLGLDGLQNQSRCPKTNPLKTPYCVREAIIKVRREYKDPPGAKKIKVLLEQEHPDWDIPSKTTIHKILLEAELITPSKSRRRVPVHPQPFAPVDKPNQVWSADFKGQFKTADGKWCYPLTIMDHHSRYLLACRTLSATTTDDTMAIFDQLFRQYGLPERIRTDNGAPFASSGLAGLSHLSKWWIRLGIAPERIMPGKPQQNGRHERMHSTLKKAAITPAAGNAQQQQKAFDHFIDTYNHKRPHESLGQKTPATVYVTSSKNMPEQLPELDYPAHFNICLVNHNGVIYHLKHRVYIACLLKGEKVGLEQTSDTQWNVYFANIKLGHFDMSDITTDRNGYISLNV
- a CDS encoding zinc metalloprotease HtpX, whose protein sequence is MDRNHWFQQFFRNQLQTLALLVFVVGYLALLGWLVWGGSGLWLVALAFVLLAGSSVSPQQVMRWHRAQPLSPHQAPQLYRLLQQLAQRANLPRVPDLYYLPDRQANAFAVGSPERSAVAVSDGLIRLLNQDEWAGVLAHELSHIQHRDLQVLRLSDLANRFTQMLSAMTMLMIMISLPLLLFSNASLNLGVVLLVMGAPMLSSLAHLAISRVREFAADLNAARLTGDPQGLASALVKLEGAQQRWWTIFRLPRPAELGLLRTHPPLQQRIDRLMALLPEGARRYRTRPMNPPHLFQSQRPWWLS